One Phaseolus vulgaris cultivar G19833 chromosome 2, P. vulgaris v2.0, whole genome shotgun sequence DNA window includes the following coding sequences:
- the LOC137810936 gene encoding bZIP transcription factor 27-like, whose amino-acid sequence MEEVWKDINLATLNDQVSSTHSNLGGVILQDFLARPFTIDPPNATLSSQTTSSLYGPPSSPAPSLLTALSLSSHPHLLFDHLTHKPSHHHHPPPSNPSSLGTKRFPEPDCNLGDRRNKRMIKNRESAARSRARKQAYTNELEVEVEQLKQENARLKRQQKQLNEVAGSEQKKKGSLYRASTAPF is encoded by the exons ATGGAAGAGGTGTGGAAAGACATAAACCTTGCTACCTTAAATGACCAAGTCAGTAGCACCCACTCCAACTTGGGAGGAGTAATCCTCCAAGACTTTCTCGCTCGACCCTTCACCATAGACCCACCAAATGCCACTCTTTCCTCACAAACTACTTCTTCTCTCTACGGCCCCCCCTCCTCCCCGGCCCCATCTCTCCTCACTGCTCTCAGCTTGAGCTCTCACCCCCACCTCCTTTTCGACCATCTCACACACAAACCCTCACACCACCACCACCCTCCACCCTCCAACCCCTCCTCCTTAGGCACCAAAAGATTTCCAGAACCCGATTGCAACCTCGGTGACAGAAGAAACAAGCGCATGATCAAGAATCGCGAGTCTGCTGCACGATCGCGAGCCAGGAAA caGGCTTACACGAACGAACTGGAGGTAGAAGTGGAGCAATTAAAGCAAGAGAATGCAAGGCTGAAAAGGCAGCAAAAACAG TTGAATGAAGTTGCAGGCAGTGAGCAAAAGAAGAAGGGAAGCCTATATCGAGCATCTACGGCTCCATTTTGA